aaactcttttcagttgtcttgtgagggggaatttattccctgtgagagtgatggagcactggaacaggttgcccagagaggttgtggagtctccttctctggagatattcaaaacccacctgcaCGCAATCCTCTCTAACATGCTGtcggtgaccctgcttgagcagggatgttggactagatgatctccagaggtcccttccaaccttaccgattccgtgattctatgatctatgTTCCTGAGCCAGGAGACCATATGCAGAAAGATCTGCTACTGCTGCCCACCCTTTGCTCTATAATGTTCTTAAGACAGGGAACCTGACCTTGTTAATCCAAAATGGAAGTTATACAACGAGGCCTTCCTGCTGAAAAATGAAGGGCAAAGCATGACAGCCAGGGTCGTAAACCCCAGTGAGAGCTCTGAAGGTAAGAATAATCATTTATGAGTCACTTCCACATCTCAAACTATTTAAAAGCTGTGTTCAAAGGTTTTGTGCTCTGTTCTTAGTTCTACGCACTAGTTCATTTCATAGTCAGAAGTCACTTGCTTCCCTCCTCACATCTCAGGTTTCAGTATTTATGAGGCCTTGATTATGATTATGAGCAAAGGAcaatgagaaaaatagaaagtgcctaaataggaaaaaaaaaaaatgaaattatgaacACTGCAAGCTCCTTTTTTCCCGCTAGGGGGCACCCAGTATTTGCAAAACGGCTGCAAGCAACTCAGCTGCTTGGCCTTTGCGTcctttctccagcagcagtTTACACTAAGCTAGTATTTGTGGATGATCCTGGGAGAGATGGCAGGTTATGTTGTGTTTGGCTCCTCTTGCATATCTCCACCTGCTAAAccagctgaaaaaatacattgtggTAACATTACCATATTCACATTTTCTATTATTGCTGCAGGGTGATGCAAATGATTAGTGAcaagagcaagggaaaaacaTAGGTAGGAAACAAGCTCCGTATTAATATGCATTTCATGCAATGGAAACATATGTAATCCCTTTATAAAATGGATGTGGGTTATAAAGGGGCTGCTGGGTGGCAGCAATGGAAGGCTTAGATGGAGGTACAATTCTGAGATGTAGGATATCAAGTATCATTctcaacctttttttcctccgtGCCAGAATACCATCTGGACCAGCAAAATTATGGCATTGGGACAGAGGTAGAAAACTTTCTAATAGTGTTTCAAGAGGGCTGTGAATGCTCATCAGTGAAGGCTTTTAAAAAGAGGATGCTCTGAACCACCTTTCAAGGTACCTTTCCTATGATAGCTACATTTATGGGACATGCATCAAAATCAGATGATATGTAGCCTGTTGACTCCAGCAAGAAGTTACTGTCTGTAGTTGTGCATTTTGCCACTTAAGGTTGTCAGAGAGGGGGGGAAACCCTTGTTTTCTACTGGACAAGCGACTGAAGTATCCCAGGAGTGAGTTTCTTTTTCCATTGGCACTCACAGACAAAAATCATGTACTTGccattcattttaaatcagaCTCTGGCATCTCAgctatttcacatttttcagttgggttttttgccttttatccCCTGGACATTAAAGGCCTTAGTGTCTCCTCCTATGTCTTAGTTATAGCTATTCTGATTCTCTGGAGCCTTTTTGACAGCAGCAACTTGCTCATACCTTATCTTTTTCTCTACAGCTTTAATCAGCTCTATTGGTTCTTTTCCAGCATTCCTGGTATAGACAATTTCACTCTCATTTATTTAAGCCAGATCTTCATCTAACTCCACCAGCTTCTATGCCTTTCTCTAGAGCTAGGTGGGAAACATAATTTTCTCAAGATGTCTTTTGTATCCTAGGGACATCACAGCCTGTTGCATCTTAATATGTACCCTACCCTACAGGCTTCCTCAGGTGCCTTCCACATGAGTTATAATTCTACTTTGGTTGTTTCTTATGTTGTAGTCTTCTGATTACAGTTCCCTCTGGCATCTTCCAAAGTCCTTGGGAAACCTGGCTTTACTTTGGCAATAGGACCTTAAAGCTAAGTAATCCCAGACAGACATAACCAGAAATAGCTATGATATGGCCATTAATTGAATTTTGACTGAGTGAAAGATTTGCAACTTTTTCTCCACACAGCTCTTCTGACAGTGCTGGGAGTGCATTTATACCCACACCAATATGAGACCTGAACAACACAGATCTTGGTGGTACTGGTACCTCACTTTGAGCATTGCACTGAAGTAGAAATTAATGTAAATGTAGCTTTTCCTAGCATGAAACACAGTGAGGACACTATGCAACAACTTAGGAAGAAGAACTCTTTTCCAGTGAGATTGGACAGACAGTTAGGGAAATGAAATATAGTTCCTTGAGCTAAAGCAAAGCGCTGacttctgtgaaaaacaaaaagacttaACTTCTCCCTTatgttttgctttggttttggcTGCTGTAAATCACAGGTGTACATAAAATAGAACTAGATGATATACAATATACAGATTGGAAGAGGTCAGCTAGTcccacctcctgctcaaagcaggtgCAGTTAGAGCAGATTGTTCTAACAAATTGAATTTAGtcaaattttgaatattttcaagaattCAGAATCCATAGCCTCTCTGGGCCCATGTTCTAGTATCTCAACTTTCTCTTGGTGATAAATTTTTCCTACTATCTAttcaaaaatttcctttttgcagcATGCCTCCATTATCCCTCATCCTTCCACTGTGCTACTCCAAGAGGCTCCATTTTTTCCTATGCCCTCCCATTAGGTCATGTGGATAGCAGTAGCATTCCTCCTTCACCGTGTCTTCTGCAAGCTGGACAATCCTGGATTTCTCCTTGTACATCACATGCTCCAGCACCAGCCATCTTGGTGACCCTACACTGTACTTGCACTGGTCTGTCAGTGTCTTTCCTTGCCAGAGAGggcagaactgggcacagtacgCAGAGGTGGTCTCACAAGTGCCAAATATAAGGGAAGGATCATTTCACTCACCCTGCTAGTTATGCTCATGCTGATACAGCCCAGTATGCAGCTGGCTTTTGTCACAAGGGCACCTTGATGACCCAGGTTCAGCTTCTTGCTCCTAAGAACCCCAGGTcagtctctgcagagctcttttCTACGCAGCTGGCACCCAGCCTGCAATGGTCTGCAGGGTTATTCCTTCTCGGTGCAGGACTTTGTATCTGCCTCTGTTGAACTTGACTGAACTTGATTTGCAACCACACACTTAGGCAATAGGTGGCACTAATGGATGATATGGTTTATGTTGTCACTGAGAGATCGTAGCCAAAGAGGAAGCTGGCAGAGGAGACGCGGGGCTGCTTtgctcagagctgcagcaaCTCAAGGAGGAGCAGGCATGTGGCAGGAGGTCCTTCCCAACGCCTGGTGAGAGCCCCACGGCACCGGGAGGCAGGGACAACGCGGGGGGCCCCACTAGGGTTGGGGTGGGAAATAGTCTTGTGGAGTAACGAAGGCTGAGCCAGGCCATTGGAAGGTGCTGGGAACAGCTGACTGATTTTTCCTCAACATGATTATGGAAGAGATTTTACTAGACTGTGTGACTCAGCGAGCTGTTTCTGTGACATGCTTGATTTGTTAGCAGTGCCAGGATGCTGATATTGCTGTGGTGCCTTGTTTCATGCCTCAGATTAGTTAAACTCTAGGATGTAAGTGTGGGGAGATGTTATTACTTGTTGCATAAGCTGCTCAGCCTCCAAGGAAGTAAAGGCTGTTTGCTCTCAGGAGTCCCATTCCCCCCTGGCTGggagtgctttaaaaaaatacctactCACAAATCACACCAGGGCTGTTTCAGAGCCATTTACTGAATTGCCTCAGGCCCTGCCAGGGTCTCCAGCACATGCACCACCaagggtggtggggggggagggggtgatACTaagtaaggaaaaaacaacGAGCAGATTTGAGTTTTTATCATGGCATTTCACAACATTTGggattttttgtcttttctgtctcaAAATATCTTAATCATGACACCAAACAACTCCCTGCATTAGCTGCCCTCCATAGCATGATACATCAAGACTTTCTCTCATTGCTGCTAACATGTTTAGATTTTGGATTGTCCTTTTCTAACAAAACAATCTATCAGGCTAAAGGAGAACCGAGaaggatgtttcttttttcttgcaggGGGATGAGACCTAAAAGTTAAGTACCTAGTCAGGAGTAATTAGAAATAGCAAAGGCATAGCAATTCACTAAACTCGGCACAGGTAAAGGTCCTGCAAGTTTCTGCACATGCCAGCCCTGTGGCACAAGTACAGCGTGACCGGCAGCAGAAAGACCCTTGCTCTTGAAAGCTCTCTGCCAAGGTTGTGTATCTATCTCTATACAGTGGtcaaaacaaactattttcttGGCTGCAGTAACACAGCTGCTTGTAGAATCTAACACTGCAAGGACACTACCCAGTTGTTTAGGGCCTCTTATCTAAATTGTTCTGAAGGAGGGAATATTATGGAAACAAACTACCCAGCTAAAATGTAGcaaagaaatactgcttttgtgCAGAATCTGTGCTCTGAGGCcctctttttctgtctcatcCAGAAGCAGAAGCAAATTTTCAGATGCACCCAAGtggctaatttttttttttttttttttttttttttttttttctgtagggaGAGCATCTTGTCCCGGATCAGGTGAGTGAAGtagctgctctgtgctgaagCCTCcacttttcttcagcttcctcaGTGGGGCACAGCATAGTCTTTTCCCTGCCCTGCAtgacaacaacaaaatcttCATTTACAGTCCTCTCACAGCCTCCTGCAACAGGCCCATCCCCAagggaagctggagagcttgACACACAGGtcagagggaggggaaggtaCATGACATTTGGCACAGATTGCTCaagcatttaaataactttgaaaTGCCTTCATGTTAAAATCAACCCTGATGTTTGGCTTCCACCCCTGAATAAGGTCTGAAACTTGGCTGTCTAGAGAAGAAATGGGAGCATCAAACAGACAACCTGACACCTTCATTGGTGGACCACTATGGTGGAGGTCCAGGGTTACCCTAAAAGATGCTTGAATCTGTAGGGGACCTATGTATAAAGTGCTTCTGAGAGGAGCAGGCTCAGCATACCTATCTCTCTCCAGAGGCTGAAGACCTTtgtctctgccctttctccttAGCCCATTCTGGCCTTGCAGTTTCTCTTCTTGGAGCACTTCAGCTGCTACCATTCCAGTCACTCAAGCACCCGCCTTAAAATAGACCTGCCAATATCCTGTTGACTCCTGTTCTCCCAAAGTATTGTGCAGAGAAGGAGCCTGCTAGTTCACAAGGAGAAGGCTAAGGAAGCCTTTTGACTGGCGAGTGATGACCAGCAAGGAGTTGATCTCTGCTAATTGGCATTGTTAGAAGTAACCTTGAGCCTTTGGGCTCTTACTGATCAAGTTTGTGAAAGTGGCTGCTTTTTGGGGGAGTGCCCCAAATCTTCAAAAGTAACAGCAGTCCCCAGCCCCTATTGATTTCATGGGAATTGTGGGCATTCCTTACTGCTCAAGTCCAACCAGTGTGAATACATGTCTCTGCATAGTCCCAGTATCCTGACGCTTTCATTGTTGAATGCAAACAATTTTACACCTCTGTAGGTCTTTTGAATATTCTCAGAAGAATGCAGTCCTGgtccctgcagctgctctggggGTTGGAGGGATGCTGGTTTATTGGCTGATGTCTAGACGCAAGATCAAGACTCTTGAAATGGGTGATGGATGGTGGGGCTCGGGAGAAAAACCcctacaagaaaaagaagatgaaagaatCCGGCCCTTCCAGATTGAAACATCTGACAAAGAAATCCAGGTACTGGTGGTTGGGATGTGGGGAGGGGCAGAAAGCTGTGAGGTGGAGCCAATCCATCATCCATCTGATTTCTTGAAGATGATATCTTGGGGATATCACTGCTGCACTCAAATACTCCAGTACAACTACCTACCACCATTAGACAATACACTACCTGAACATCCTTTGTGAAGCAGATGTGAGTTTGAATTCATCATATTGTCCCATAGAGACTTTCCACAATCGTAGACCCTACATGCAACCTGCAGCTACTCCTGCCAAAAGGCGGCACGTTGTCCAGTAGATTTTCACAGAGGGTCTGAGGATGGTGGAGCAGGGTGGGAGGGTTTAAGGGAGAGCTGTGGGACACACTGAGTGGCTTTAGTAGAGGGAAGGCCTGGAAGGGTGGAGACATGCAGCCTTAACTGAGTCCCAGGGTCTCTGTTCCCACCCAACTAGCAGTAGGCAGCTCAGCTAGCTGGGACGGAGCTATGGAAAGGTCCGCTCTTTGATCACCACTTTTTATTCTCTTCACATTCAGCAGTGCCTGAGAGCGCTTAGCACCAAAAAGCCTAAGGCAAATTAGCAGAAGGGCAGGAGGAAAGCAGTCCTGGCTACCCCATAGAAATTGGTAACCTATAGAAAAGCACATTCCCCATGTAAATGACTGAGGATGTTATGCAGAGTGTGTCACTGCTTCAGCAAGTCTCCTGGTGTAGCAGGCAATGGAGTAAAAGCCAGCAGAGGTGCAAGACTCTGTGCCCGCCAGCATGCTTGTCCTGGTGTGTAGTGCACACAGGCAGTCGGCCGGCCTTGCAAGAGCAGTGCGTGCTCCTCTCTGCAGGACCTGCACCACCGCCTCGACCAGGCCCGCTACACGCCACCGCTGGAAGGGGCAGCCTTCGACTACGGCTTCAACTCGAACTACCTGCAGAAGGTGGTTTCCTACTGGAGGAACCAGTTTGACTGGCGCAAGCAAGTGGAAATACTGAACAAATACCCTCATTTCCAAACCACCATTGAAGGTGAGGGGGTCTCTGCAGTTCAAGCGGGTCCGTGTGCCTCCCCATAGCACCTCAACAGCCTTTCCCAGTGGTGACAAATGGCCTTGTCCTCACAGCTGCCATTGCACTGTGCACCTTCGAAGCCTCCATTTGCTCTGCCCTGGCAAATGCCACATTTGGGACAAGCTTTGGATGTTTGGGCAGCTTCcctgtgctctgaaacacttTGCTCTGAAATGCACTGAGGGAAGTCAGGGTGATATCAGATGTTAGCTATTTAAGACAACAGTATGCATGAAAGAGCTTAGACATATGAGTGAAATATCACCAGTATAGGTTATATTATTGATAATCTTGTATAGATTAAGgtgattttaaatattcaatatGCTTCCAGACAGAGTTCCTTTGGCATTGAACCTGTGCTCATGTTTTCTTCTGCCACTACCTTGAGACCTCCCTTGAAAATTGCCAAATTTACCCAAAAGGTCAGactaggctttttttttttttttttttttttttttcccccactggTTTAGCCAAGTTAGCTTAGCCAGCCTTTAGATAAGTGATTTTCAGGTAAAACTTGCATATTCCACTTTCTTTTCcgtgtttctctttttatcaACCATATGATTTTATTATGTCTCACCTGAGTTATGCTGTGTATTTAAGTGCAGCTCTACGTATTTCTATGAAATCAGTTCCTCAGAAGATGCATTCTTAACCTCTTGTGACTCATATGTCTGGGGCTCGGATCAATACCCCTGCCTATATACAAAAGAGCAGACAAAAGTACAATACAAGGCACAGTATCTCCTTTCAGCTATGCAGCTTTTTCCCATGGGTTAGTCATACAATTTCTGCTATGAAAATTAGTTAGGATTTTTCCACCCTCCTTCTTTGGAGTCCAGAACAGAAACTGAGATGGAACCAGAGCTTTAATTTATCTGTCCTGAATTCCTGACAGGGATCAATATCCATTTTATCCATGTGAAGCCCTCCTACATCCCTCATGGCCAAACTGTTTATCCCCTGCTGATGGTGCATGGTTGGCCCGGCTCCTTCTATGAGTTCTACAAGATCATCCCTCTGCTCACGGAGCCAGCCAGGCACAGCCTTAGCGAGGGTGACATAGTGTTTGAGGTCATCTGCCCGTCCATCCCAGGCTATGGCTTCTCAGAGGCACCTCACCAGAAAGGTAAGTGATAAAAAGGCTCTGCTGGAATCACAAGGGTTTTGGAGTAGCACCTCAGCCTTCATTGAACCCTAGGGCACAGCAGTTTGCTAGTGCAGGAGGGCAGATTCTGGGTTTTCTTAAGTTCAGTAAACTTTGCTCTGCACCAATGTCTAGAAGATCAGTGTCTTTGCAGTTGCAAAATGGCAAACAGCTGGCTTGTCTCAACACAGAAGATGGAGAAGCTTAGATGATTGGGATGTGTCCTCAGTGTAAGATTGAGACTCCCAGCTCATCTTACACAACTCCCTAAACTTTCTGAAAGTGAAAGACTTGTGCCCCCACATGTAGATTCAACCTAGTCTGTCATTATCCTGGCAAGTCTCTACAGCACACATCCTTTCCCTGGGACAGTTTCCTCCAGCCTAGAACCAGAAAAGCCACAAAAGGGAAAGGCTCTAGCACTCGTTCTCTAGCTCCCTGGACTGATACAGGCAAGGTCACGATGTCTTAGAGTTGGCTGTGGAGATCTGGACAGCAATGTTAACTGGAAGCCAAGTCTGCTTTCCGCTTTCTCCACTTGGCATTGAATTTACACTATCTCTTGTTCTCTGCTGTCAGAGAGCGAGAGAGAACAGCATGGCACTCCTTGCCCTTGGGATTATTCAGCAGCGTGCTGACATGCCCCTATCAATCAGGACCATGATCTCTGGCCAGGAAATGCACACAAGGACAAACAATTTTCCTGTGCACTTTTTACCTGCAGGCTTTGACACCATAGCTGCTGCTCGGATATTTCACAAGCTGATGAACAGGCTGGGCTTCAAGGAGTACTACGTACAGGGAGGTGACTGGGGTGCTCAAATTACTACAAACATGGCCCAGATGCTGCCACAGTGAGTATCATTGGCAACCAGCACAGAACAGCTGCCTTCAGTCTCTATCCTATCTTCTGATTCCAGAGCCCTCGTCATCCTTCTCATCTTTTCCACTTTGTGTCCTTCGGGGACATCCTCAACCCTATGGATTCGATTTTGTTCTTATGCTTTATATTGATATTGGCTTCTTTCTCAGGCTTCCTAAATTTCTTTGTTATTTGGCTTCTACACTACCCATGAAAGTACATTCTCTTGCATTTTGACTTAAGACCTCAAGGAGGCAGATCCTCATCCAAAGTTAGGAAGGGGAGAGactgagaaattttaaaacttgctgggagagaaggaaagggggagCTCACTTTTTCAGCACCTGAATAGTACTATCACAGCACTTTCCTATCTGAAATGTGGAGCTGAAAGTGGTtgaccaaaaaaagaaacataatacCTTCCTTAGAAGATCACATCGTAGCTCATTGTTTAGCATTTAATGAAAAGTGTGCATCACAACCATGCCtaagtaagaaaacaaatcaaggGGATCGCAAGCAGAGCTCGCTATTCTGGATTGTATTGTAATTATGCTTTGTAGCACTCCCTTGTGTGATCTAGTAAGCTCTTCAGAAAGTACCAATGCAATGCAGCCTGGCTTCCTATGGCACAGAATGATAAGAGTTAACAGTCAAACCTATTAGCATGGATATGCTACATCTGTAAAACTGAGTGCCTAAAATTAGCATCATATATGTGGCACAGCTGGATGGAGTTCCACCAACTGCACCATTTCTAgcttcttacatttttttaataacaaaaacataatgaacttttaaaatgtattggaCTCAATGAAATGCTTTTATCACAGTTCCAGTCAGACTTATTTTCTAGAGAATTTGGAGGCAGAAGTTCTCATGATTTTTTAACCTTCTGACCATTAACTTGACTTTAGGTCTGTGAAAGGGCTTCATCTGAACCTTGTCTTCATCAGTGCATGGGGTTTGGGAAGGATGATCTCCGTGATGTTTGGGGCTTATGTACCATGGCTTGTTGGCCTCACCAGAGAAGATGTTCGACGTATATAcccttttctccagaaaaaccTATATTACCTTCTGCGGGAATCTGGATACTTACATATCCAAGCCACCAAACCAGATACTGCAGGTAATTAACCTAAGATGGAGACTGCAAATATTACTTTTCAAACTCCTCAAAATGGTATGCAACTTATCTTGGACAAAAGAACCCCTCATCAAAAAGCCACTTAAAGTGAAGCATATATCTTGAAACTGAAGCTTCTAGAAATAAAAGTGggtaaaagtaaaaaaaagatcataaacAAGTACAATGCGAAACTGTAGAAAGGAAGACTCAGCCTTAAAACTTTGCAAGCAGGAGGCCTGACAGAATTGGTAGGGTCAATATAAAAGGGGTCTGAAGGAAGATGTGGCCATCTCAGAAACATTAACAAATTTAGGGGATTCTTTTATAGAAGTAACCCCTCATCAGGAAAGACAGCAGAGCTAACTCAGATTGAAGTGTCTCTAGTGGAGATCatagaaaaaatagcatttcatcCTGGGACGtcactgaaaaattcaaaaatagctcagaaactgaaatgttaACTAATGACCAGTTTGTTACTTGACCTGATCTCAATACCAAAGGAATAATAGGAGGCAAATAAGGTGACAgtttaagaactgagaagtgGAGGGGAGGCAgtctcagaaaaatataaaccaGTTTGTCTAGTTTCTACGATAAGCAAACTAGCAAAACTATTCTAAAGAATAAAGAGTTGATTCACAGGCAATAATAATGTTAGAGGGAAGAGCCAGCGTGGTTTTGTAGAAAGAAATCATGTTTCACAAATCAAAGTTCTGGCAGAATCAAAGAGCAGTAATGGTAATGTATCTGGATTTCCAAGCAATTTTTACTGAGGTCTCTCTCCAAATGTTCTTAAAGAATAAAACTACCTTAAGAAAAGGATTAACATCATGGATTAATGAATAGTTAACATAAGAATCTAAACATAGAAATAAGTGCTTAGGCTTCAGTGGAGGGAGAATATCACAAAAATCTGTGCTGGGACCTGTGCATTTCAACGTGTAAAAAGTTAACTATTAAGGGGAAATCTGTCAGGTATCCAGGATTTGGTTTAATCTAAAGCTAACTGCAGAGAGTTGCAAAACCTGGTTGATTAGAAGTAACTGGTTGATTAGAATGGCCAATAAAAATTGATGTCAACAAAGTGCAAAGCAATTtaaacagaggaggaaaagctaataaaaaaaatcacaatagtCCCTAGTCTGGTTGTTGCCGTAAGAGAAAATGCCTGAGTCATGATGGATAGTTCTTTGAAAACATCAGCCAGCTCAAAGTTTAAGAACCTTAcgaatttttgaagaaaacaaaaagacaaaactgtAAATCCATGAAAACCAAAAATCTGTTGTCTCTTTATTCACACTGTTTCAAAAGGTATGTTTTAGAACCAGAAGAACACAGACATGGGAGAAAAAGATTTAGGTTACCAGGCATCTTCTTTCTGTATAAGGACAGTACATAGTCTAGGaatcaactttaaaaaaaatgttttttgaagagTTAACTGATGCAGTTTtcat
The sequence above is a segment of the Rhea pennata isolate bPtePen1 chromosome 3, bPtePen1.pri, whole genome shotgun sequence genome. Coding sequences within it:
- the LOC134139210 gene encoding epoxide hydrolase 1-like; its protein translation is MWQEVLPNAWESILSRIRSFEYSQKNAVLVPAAALGVGGMLVYWLMSRRKIKTLEMGDGWWGSGEKPLQEKEDERIRPFQIETSDKEIQDLHHRLDQARYTPPLEGAAFDYGFNSNYLQKVVSYWRNQFDWRKQVEILNKYPHFQTTIEGINIHFIHVKPSYIPHGQTVYPLLMVHGWPGSFYEFYKIIPLLTEPARHSLSEGDIVFEVICPSIPGYGFSEAPHQKGFDTIAAARIFHKLMNRLGFKEYYVQGGDWGAQITTNMAQMLPQSVKGLHLNLVFISAWGLGRMISVMFGAYVPWLVGLTREDVRRIYPFLQKNLYYLLRESGYLHIQATKPDTAGCGLNNSPVGLAAYILEKFSTWTDKSFLHKDDGGLESKYHLDELLTNVMIYWVTSSIVSSMRFYKENFSKYPDVAAAWRVSTHVPTGIAAFPQELAHTPRTWAKKTFKNIVTYSYMPRGGHFAAFEEPRLLAQDIKHFVKKVEQL